A stretch of the Rosa rugosa chromosome 5, drRosRugo1.1, whole genome shotgun sequence genome encodes the following:
- the LOC133710133 gene encoding transcription factor bHLH77-like, translating to MEKDSNSAAPGWNPSSLMQSNELHCAPQQLPNSYFSANWDNSMDQSDPFESALSSMVSSPAASNAVGATAFPGGEGGGDMIREVIGRLGSICNSGDISSLSYNNSTNNSCYSTPLNSSPPTKLNLSMVDPQMRGNLPVPAPSSHPTLAPFAADPGFVERAARFSSFGNFGGGLNGQFNLNEAELAYRSMLKLDSGKLSRASSNQSLRSQMGGVQESSIKSSSPQDGNAIPDKKFSRFSRSSTPENGELGDSREGSSVSEQIPAGDLSVKAENASNSRKRKTVPRGKAKETSSSPSVKNGKAVTEEQPNAKRSKTDEASGNEKETQKSNKEPNGGSKATKDSSEPVEPPKDYIHVRARRGQATDSHSLAERVRREKISERMKFLQDLVPGCNKVTGKAVMLDEIINYVQSLQRQVEFLSMKLSTVNPRMDLNMEALLSKEILQSQGALQNALYQLDSAVPVSFPFGYQPQQLPALHSNGISNETETQFPVTLNASLTQNSTMQSPAFDRFGGANLQAPQFFEDDLQSMIQMGFGQIEQQSLHGSGASAQMKVEH from the exons ATGGAAAAGGACAGCAACTCAGCCGCACCCGGTTGGAACCCTTCAAGCTTAATGCAGTCCAATGAGCTCCATTGTGCTCCACAGCAACTTCCCAATTCTTATTTCAGTGCCAATTGGGACAATTCAATGGATCAGAGCGATCCCTTTGAGTCTGCCTTGAGCTCTATGGTGTCCTCACCGGCGGCGTCCAACGCCGTCGGTGCCACCGCCTTTCCCGGAGGAGAAGGCGGTGGAGATATGATAAGAGAAGTAATTGGAAGATTAGGAAGCATTTGCAACTCTGGAGATATATCTTCACTGTCTTACAATAACAGTACTAACAATTCATGCTACAGTACCCCATTAAACTCTTCACCGCCTACTAAGCTCAACTTGTCAATGGTTGATCCACAGATGAGAGGCAATTTGCCAGTTCCAGCACCCTCATCACACCCAACTTTGGCTCCATTTGCAGCTGACCCTGGTTTTGTAGAGAGGGCAGCAAGGTTTTCCAGCTTTGGAAATTTTGGTGGTGGTCTGAATGGTCAGTTCAATTTGAATGAAGCTGAATTGGCCTACAGATCAATGCTGAAACTTGATTCAGGCAAGCTTTCGAGAGCTTCCAGCAACCAGTCACTGAGATCTCAAATGGGTGGTGTTCAAGAAAGCAGCATCAAAAGCTCTTCACCTCAAGATGGGAATGCAATTCCTGATAAGAAGTTCAGCAGGTTCTCAAGGTCCTCCACCCCAGAAAATGGTGAATTGGGTGATTCCAGAGAAGGGTCATCAGTTTCTGAGCAGATCCCTGCTGGGGATTTGAGTGTGAAAGCAGAGAATGCTTCCAACTCAAGGAAGAGGAAAACTGTTCCAAGAGGGAAAGCCAAAGAAACCTCTTCATCTCCCTCTGTTAAAAATGGCAAG GCTGTAACTGAAGAGCAACCAAATGCCAAGAGAAGCAAAACTGATGAAGCTTCTGGGAATGAAAAGGAAACTCAAAAGTCAAACAAGGAACCTAATGGAGGTAGCAAAGCTACCAAGGATAGTTCAGAGCCTGTTGAGCCTCCAAAGGACTATATCCATGTCAGAGCCAGAAGGGGTCAGGCTACTGATAGCCATAGTCTGGCAGAAAGA GTTCGAAGAGAGAAAATTAGTGAAAGGATGAAGTTTCTTCAAGATCTTGTTCCTGGTTGCAACAAG GTAACTGGGAAAGCTGTGATGCTAGATGAAATCATTAACTATGTTCAGTCGTTGCAGCGCCAAGTTGAG TTTCTTTCAATGAAATTGTCTACTGTGAATCCTAGAATGGATTTGAACATGGAGGCTCTCCTGTCAAAGGAA ATCCTTCAATCTCAAGGAGCTTTACAAAATGCTCTTTACCAATTAGATTCCGCAGTCCCCGTATCATTTCCTTTTGGGTATCAACCCCAGCAACTTCCAGCTTTACATAGCAACGGCATCTCTAATGAGACAGAGACGCAGTTTCCAGTAACTTTAAATGCCTCACTGACTCAAAATTCAACCATGCAATCACCTGCTTTTGATAGATTTGGTGGAGCAAATCTTCAG GCTCCACAATTTTTTGAGGATGATCTTCAAAGTATGATTCAGATGGGTTTTGGCCAGATCGAGCAGCAGAGCCTTCATG GCTCAGGGGCTTCAGCTCAGATGAAAGTTGAGCATTAA